TACAGATACTGATGAAGCAGCGTTTGTGGAGAGTCTAACGGCCATTATCAAAGAGTGGGGGTTTGATGGTTTAGATGTCGATTATGAAAGTGGCTCGAACCTTGTTCATGGTAGCCAGATCCAAACTCGCTTGCCGCGTGCATTAAAAGCGATTGAGACGAACATTGGCGGTGATATGTATCTGACAATGGCGCCAGAGCATCCTTATGTGCAAGGTGGAATGGTTGCTTACTCAGGGATATGGGGCGCGTATATTCCGCTTATCAATGAAGTGCGTGACACGCTCGATCTATTACATGTTCAACTTTACAATAACGGTGGGCTTGCTAACCCTTATACGACAGGAGCCGCACCTGAAGGGTCTGTAGATATGATGGTAGCAGCATCGAGAATGCTCACCGAAGGTTTTGAGCTTGCAGATGGCAGCCAATTCCTGCCACTTCGAGATGATCAAGTCGCTATTGGATTGCCGTCTGGACCGAGCAGTGCGAATTCAGGGCAAGCGCCAATTGCCAATATCGAAGCGGCGCTCGACTGTATGATCTCGCTGAATCGCTGTGGAACGATAGTACCTACAAAAACCTCGCCTAACTTTGGCGGTGTTATGACTTGGTCGATCAACTGGGATCAGCACGACGGTTTCAACTTCTCTGTTCCGGTGAAGGCGAAGTTGGATCAATTGAACGCACGATAATCACCAATGGTGGCTACATATGTGAGTTTGACATAGTAAAAGAGCCTCGCAATGAGGCTCTTTATTTTAGGGGAACTTTTAAAACTTACTGACTGGTAGCCGCTGCTTCATCGCTCTCGGACTCGTCATTTGGCGCAAGCTGTTGTTCAATTTCTTGCTGTTCTAATTGCGCGGGTTCTGCTGATTCGGTTTCAAACTCAGAGACCGAAAATGACAAATCTTGCATGCTCTCATTAGCAACCCAATCTCGTAGGCGCTGCCATAGTTGACCTAAGGTTTCATGCCAATAGCGCTCAGTCTGTTCAAGATAACGAGCTTGAGGTGTGTAGCGACTCCAAGCCTGCTCTACGTTCTCTTGAGCCAAAAAGTTTGTAGGCGCAGGATATGGGTTAAGGCCGGCGGCCTCAAACTCATACATTGCTCGCTGCATATGACTGGCTGATGTTACTAAGACCAGCTTTTTGCTTTGTACAAACGCCGATGCTTGTCTTGCTTCTTCCCACGTGTCTTTGGCAGCTTCAAGCAAAATAATATCGGGCTTTGCTACGCCAAGTGCGAGCGCTACTTTCGCCATGACTCTGGCATGACTGACATCAGTGCCACCGGCATAGCCGGACAAAATCAGTTTGCTTCCAGGATACATGCGCATGACGCGAATGCCTTCGGTTAAGCGCATCAAAGAAGTGCGAGATAACGCTGACGTTGGAGGAATATCGTCATCCACCACGTGACCACCGCCAAGCACCATCACATAGTCAATAGATTCATTAATGGGTAAAAAAGCGCTGTATTCACGCTCAAGCGGCATCAATAAACGGCTAGAGAGGGGCTGGAATGCAATAAGAAATGTCCCACACAGCGATACGAGAACCAGCAAGCTTCCAAACTTACGTCTTGCGGTAAACATGATAAGAAGCAATCCCAAGAAACCAAGGATTAGCATAGCAGGTAAAGGCATTAGTAATGCAGACACCAGCTTTTTCAGCTCAAACATAGAATAATAGTCCGAAAAAACACCACTTAACGCTAAAAAAGGGACTTGCCCCTTTATTCCTGTCACTTATATGACAGAATAGCTGTACGACTGGTTATCTTAACTCAATAAACCGTGATGCAAGACCGTAATTTCGACGATATCGCCCACAAATTTGCAAAAAATATTTACGGCTCCGAGAAGGGAGAAATCCGCCAAACTATTGTTTGGGAAGATTTAACCCAGGCTCTTGCCGTGCTGGATGATACTAAAAAAACACTCAAAGTATTAGATGCGGGGGGTGGATTAGGTCAAGTTTCGCAGCGTATCGCTGAGCGCGGACACCATATCACCTTGTGTGACCTTTCTTCGGAAATGCTTAAGTTAGCCAAAGCAGAGGTTGAAAAAAACGGGTTACTCTCGCAATATCACTGGATCCACAGTCCAGTACAGCGTATTGCTGAGCACATGGAACAGCAAGTTGACCTAACTTTGTTCCATGCAGTGATGGAGTGGTTGGCTGACCCAAGGCCGGCCCTCGAAGCGGTATTACAACAAGTGAAACCTGGCGGTATCGCTTCTGTCATGTTTTACAATCATCATGGATTGGTATTTAAGAATGTCATTTGTGGCAATATTCCTCATGTATTAGATGGAATGCCGCATAGAAAAAGATTTAAGCTTCAGCCACAAAAAGGGTTGAAGCCTGAGGACGTGTATCAGTGGGTTGAAGAAGCCGGGTTTGAAATATGTGGCAAATCTGGCATTCGTTCATTCAGTGATTATATTGGCAATATGCAATACATGGGAGATTACACCGCTGAAGATGTTCTAAAACTGGAACAACAGCTGTGTCGCCAAGAGCCTTATCTCTCCATGGGTCGATACATACATGTATGGGCTAGGAAAAAACAATAACAGGAAAGACCATGAGTGATAACACTCTAAATGCTGATGACCGACCGATAGACGAGCTAGTCGGATGGGTCAAACAGCATGATTTTGCGTTGAATCTTTCCACTGAACGGTTGGCATTTCTCATCTCCATCGCGGTGTTGAGTAATGAAAGATTTGATGAAGAGCTGGGCGAGGGCGAGTTGCATGATGCATTTAAGATCGTCACCGGGCAGTTTGAGCAAACAGGCGAAGCCACCGCGTTTCGTGCGAACAATGCGATTAATGAACTGGTCAAGCAGCGCCTATTAAGCCGCTTTACCAGTGAAGTCAACGATGGGGCGAGCATTTACAGGCTCAGCCCTCTTGCCATCGGTATCACCGATTATTACGTCAGACATCGCGAATTCTCCAAGTTACGACTCTCAATCCAGCTTTCAATGGTGGCAGGTGAGATGGCAAAAGCCATTGAAGCCGCACAAGAAGGCGGGACGGTTGCTCATTGGCGTAAGAATGTATTTGGCGTGTTGAAATACTCGGTTGGCGAGATTTTCGATCAAATCGATCTTAACCAACGCGTAATGGATGAACAGCAGCAGTCGGTGAAACTTCAGATTGCAGAGCTGCTTAACAAAGATTGGCGCGAAGCGATCAACAACTGTGAGACTCTGCTTTCGGAAACTTCAGCAACGCTACGTGAGCTGCAAGATACGTTGCAAGCGGCGGGCGATGAGCTGCAAACCCAGATTTTAGACATTCAAGAAATCGTCTATGGCGATGATGAGCTCGAGTTCGTTGGTGAAGCTTTGTTCGGCTTGCAGATGAAACTCGACCGCATCATTAGCTGGGGTCAACAAGCGATTGATTTGTGGATCGGCTATGACCGCCATGTGCACAAGTTTATCCGTACTGCGATCGATATGGATCAAAACCGCGCCTTTAGCCAAAGGTTGCGCCAATCGGTCACAGACTATTTTGACTCACCTTGGTATCTCACTTATGCAGATGCCGAGAAGCTCACCGATCTTCGTGACGAAGCCCTTGTACTTCGCAATGCAGAAGTGACGGGTGCCGTGCCACTTGAAGTGGAATACGAAGAATTTGAACAAGTAAATGATGAGCTCGCTGAGCGAATTGGAGACATGCTTAAAGTGCATAAAGAACAAGGCTCTCCAATCGATCTTAGCTTGGTGCTACGCGACTACCTCGCGTCACATCCACATACTCATCATTTTGATCTCGCAAGAATTGTTGTAGACCAAGCCGTTCGATTGGGTTACTCCCAGTCTGATTACTCGGCTATTCAGCCAGATTGGCAAGCTATTAACGATTTTGGCGCAAAGGTACAAGCAAATGTTATCGACAAATATTGACGAATACATGCCAGAGAAGCTGGCAAAAGCGATCACCAACCCGCTGTTCCCTGCATTGGATAGTGCATTGCGTGCGGGTCGACACATTTCATCTGAAGACCTAGATAATCACGCACTGCTTTGTGATTTTGAGGTTGAGCTGGCCAGTTTCTATCAGCGCTACAACACCGAGTTAGTGAAAGCGCCGGAAGGCTTTTTCTATCTGCGCCCACGCTCGACGACATTGATCGGTCGAAGCGTTCTTTCAGAACTTGATATGCTGGTAGGTAAGGTACTGTGTTTCCTTTACCTAAGCCCTGAACGTCTTGCGCATGAAGGTATCTTTACTAACCAAGAGCTTTATGAAGAAATCCTAGCGCTTGCGGATGAAAAGAAGCTGATGCGCCTAGTGACTAACCGTGCGACTGGTTCGGATCTCGACAAAGAGAAACTGTTTGACAAAGTACGTACCTCACTGCGTCGTTTACGTCGTCTAGGGATGACCATTTCCATTGGTGATACCGATAAATTCCGTATCAGCGAAGCGGTATTCCGCTTTGGCGCTGACGTTCGTGTTGGTGACGATATGCGTGATGCGCAGCTTCGTCTCATCCGTGATGGTGAAGCCGTGGTGCATACACAAGCACCATCGCAAGGCAGCTTGATCCCAACGGATGAAAGCAGCGACTCGGTTGAGTCAAATGACAACGATACAGAGAACAATCAACAGGAGGCGGACGCATGATTGAAAGAGGTAAGTATCAATCGATGACGATGGTCAACTGGAACGGCTTCTTTGCGCGTACCTTTGACATCGACACTCTAGTCACCACGCTTTCTGGTGGTAATGGTGCGGGTAAATCCACCACTATGGCATCGTTCATTACGGCGCTGATTCCAGACCAAAGCCTTCTGCACTTTAGAAATACCACGGAAGCGGGTAGCTCTCAGGCGTCTCGCGACAAGGGCTTGTACGGTAAGCTTCAGCCTGGTACCTGTTATTCTGCGCTGGATGTGGTGAACTCACGCAACCAACGCGTTTTGTTCGTGGTTAAGCTACAACAAGTCGCAGGTCGTGATAAGAAAGTGGATATTAAGCCATTTATTGTTCAAGGTTTGCCGAGTAGCGTAAAACCGACCGACATTCTGATTGAAGCGGTATCGGATAATCACGCTCGCGTGCGTCCAATCAATGAAGTCAAAGACGCTGTAAGCGCAATGGAAGGCGTGCATTTTAAAGCCTTTAACTCGATTGTGGATTACCACGCGCAGATGTTTGAGTTTGGTGTGCTGCCAAAGAAACTGCGTAACAGCAGCGATCGTTCTAAGTTCTATCGTCTGATTGAAGCCTCGCTCTACGGTGGTATCTCGAGTGCAATTACTCGTTCACTTCGTGACTACCTACTGCCACAAAACGGCGGCGTGAAGAAAGCGTTCCAAGATATGGAATCTGCGCTTCGTGAAAACCGTTTAACGCTAGAAGCGATCAAGACCACCCAAGCTGACCGTGATCTGTTTAAGCATCTGATCACCGAGTCGACCAATTACGTGGCAGCTGACTATATGCGCCATGCTAACGAGCGTCGTAACAAGCTTGAGACAACGATGAAGCTTCGTGGCGAGCTGTTTGGTTCTCGTCAAACGCTTATCGCGCAAAACGAATTGCTCAACAAAGTTCAGCAAGAGCTGACGCTGTTAGTTGAGAATGAATCGGGTCTAGAGCAAGATCATCAAGCGGCGCAAGACCACCTATTGTTGGTACAAAACGCGCTTCGTCAGCAAGAGAAGATTGAACGCTACCAAGAAGATCTTGAAGAGCTGAATGAGCGTCTTGAAGAGCAGATGATGGTCGTAGAAGAAGCGACTGAGCGTAAGCTTACCGCTGAAGAGCAAGCGACATTTGCTGAAGAAGAGGTGGATAGCCTTAAGACTCAGCTCGCTGATTATCAGCAAGCGCTGGATGTTCAGCAGACGCGTGCACTGCAATATCAGCAAGCGGTACAAGCCCTTGAGAAAGCACGTAACCTGCTTGAGAACGAATCATTGAATCAAGATGGCGCAGCAGAAACACTGAGCCAACTAAAATCGCAAGAATCACAAAGTACTACTGAGCTTCTTGAGCTTAAACACCGCCTTGACATGTCATCGGCCGCTGCACAGCAGTTTGAACAAGCACTGTCGCTTGTTAAGCAGATTGCGGGCGATGTAGGGCGCAGTGAAGCGAGCCAAGTTGCGAAATCGGCGATCAAGCAAGCGGATGAGCATCGTCAGCTACTGAAAAGTGAATCTCAGCTTCGCGCGCAATATCGTGAACTTGAGAAAAACATTGAGCGTCAGCAGCAAGCGCAGAAGCTTGCAAGCGAACTTGGTGATGCAGGAATCCGTGTTGATAGCGAAGCGGATCTCGAAATGGAAGCGGAGAGCCAACGCGAGCGCGTGCTTGAGTGTGAACAGCAGCTTGAAGCGATTCGTGGAGCATCTGGCGAAACAAAGCAGCGCGAACAAGAGTTTGTGTCTGAGATCAGCAAGCTAGAAGGTTATGCGCCGAAATGGATCAAGTCTTTTAATGCGCTTGAAGATCTTTGCGAGCAAAGCGGCATGGAGCTGGTGGATCGTGCAGATGTCATCAGCTCAATGCAAACCACTAATGACAATGAGCGTAAGACCTCTTTCGAACGTGACTCGCTGGCGAAACGCCGTGAAGAGCTAGAACTTGAGATTGAACGCCTTGCCTCCCCTGGTGGTTCGAACGATCCTCGCTTGAAAGGTCTTGCCGACACGCTTGGTGGCGTTCTGCTGTCTGAGATTTATGATGATATCACTATCGGTGATGCACCTTACTTCAGCGCGATGTACGGCCCTGCGCGTCATGCCATCGTGGTATCAAATCTCGACGGCATCAAAGAAAAGCTGGTTGAGCTTGATGATTGCCCAGAAGATCTTTACATCATTGAAGGTGACATCGATGCCTTTGATGACAGCTCTTTCGATGCGGATGAGCTTGATGGTGCGGTGTGTGTTCAGCTTAACGAACGTCAACTACGTTATTCACGCTTCCCTAAGATCCCATTGTTTGGCCGTGCAGCACGTGAACAGCGCTTAGAGCTACTACGTGAACAACGTGAAGAAACGGTAGAAAAACACGCAAAAGCGGCGTTTGATGCACAAAAAATGCAGCGCCTATACCAAGCGTTCAATGCGTTCGCAGCAGAGCACATGCAGCTGGCGTTTGAAGCGGATCCTGAAGTGGAACTGGCACGTTTACGCGAGCTTCGCAGTCAGGTAGCACGAGAGCTGAATGACAACAAACAGCGTGAGCAACAAGCGAGTGCGCAGCTGTCGAAATCGAAGCAGTGTGTGACCTTGCTGGATCGTCTATCTATCAGCGCGAACGTGCTATTTGATGAGACTCTGGTTGAGCGTCATCAAGAGCTTCAAGCTCAAATTGAAGATCTCAATGGCGCTAAGAGCTACATTCAGCAACATGGCGCGGCGGCTGAAAAACTGGCTGCGGTAGTCAATGTTCTCGACAGCGATCCAGAGCAATTTGATGCGCTGACTAGCCAATATCAAAATGCCGATAAAGCCCTGCAAACGCTAAAAGCACAGATCTTTGCCGTTGCGGATCTTGCTGAGCGTCGTCCTTACTTTGCTTATGCAGACTCAATGGACATGCTCAACCAAAGCAGTGAATTGAGCGAGCAGCTCAAAGCGAAACTGGTGCAAGCGGAAGCTAGTCGTGCACGTCTACGTGAAGGGCTAAAGCAGGTTCAAGAACAAGCGAACCAGTACAACCAAGTATTGGCGTCACTTAAGAGCTCGCACCAAGCTAAGTTAGAGACGGTTCAAGAGTTCAAAGCTGAGCTTCAAGAGTATGGCATTGTCCCTGACGAATCAGCGCTTGAACGTGCCGAGAAGCGTCGTGATGAGCTACACCTAGCACTGCAAACTTCTCGCACTCGCAAGTCTGAGTATGAGAAGACGATGACGTCGACAGAGCTTGAGATGAAGGGTCTGGCTAAGCGTCTTAAGAAGGTTCAGAAAGAATACATTGAACTGCGCACCTACGTGGTTGCCGCAAAAGCGGGTTGGTGTAGCGTACTTCGTCTGGCGAAAGCGAACGATGTTGAGCGCCGCCTGCATAAGCGCGAACTGGCGTACATGAGCGCGGGCGAGCTTCGCTCTATGTCGGATAAGTCTTTGGGTGCATTGCGTCTTGCTGTCGCAGATAACGAAGATCTTCGCGATTCACTTCGTCAGTCTGAAGATACTTCGAAGCCAGAGCGTAAAGTTCTGTTCTACATTGCCGTCTATCAACACCTTCGCGAGCGTATTCGTCAAGACATCATCCGTACTGACGATCCGGTAGAAGCAATTGAAGAGATGGAAGTGGAGCTAGCGCGCCTAACAGAAGAGCTAACTCAGCGTGAAAACCGTCTTGCGATCAGTTCTGAGTCAGTGTCGAGCATCATTAAGAAGACGATTCAGCGTGAACAGAACCGTATTCGTATGCTAAACCAAGGCTTGTCGAACATTCACTTTGGTCAGGTTAAAGGCGTTCGTTTGAATGTGAAGATCCGCGAAAGTCATGAGCAGTTGCTGGTGGCGCTAACGGGTGAGCACAAAGATCTGTTTGAAACCTCGCGTTATACCTTCTCGGAAGCGATGGCTAAGCTATTCCAACGCGTCAACCCGCATATCGATATGGGTCAGCGCTCGCCGCAAATATTGGGTGAAGAGCTGCTTGATTATCGTAACTACTTAGAGCTAAGCGTTGAAGTAAATCGTGGCTCTGACGGTTGGCTGCAAGCGGAATCTGGCGCGTTATCAACAGGTGAAGCGATCGGTACCGGCCAGTCAATTCTGTTGATGGTAGTGCAGAGCTGGGAAGAAGAGTCTCGTCGTCTGCGTAGCAAGGACATTCTGCCGTGTCGCCTGCTGTTCCTAGATGAGGCCGCGCGTCTGGATGCTAAGTCGATTGCGACGTTGTTTGAGCTATGTGACCGTCAGGGTATGCAGCTATTGATTGCAGCGCCAGAAAACATCAGCCCAGAAAAAGGCACCACCTATAAGCTTGTGCGTAAAGTGTTTAAAGACCATGAGCATGTACATGTAGTGGGTCTGCGTGGCTTTGGTGAGAACAAGCGATTAGAAGATGCTGAACAGCTCGTTGAGCAAGCAACGGTTTAGTGATTAGATTCTAATTCAGTAAGCAAAATCCGATATTGGTGTCCAATATCGGATTTTTTGGATCTGTAGTACTCAATTTGTTTTTAATCTGAAACTTGTCTGCATGTCAGACCCACCCCATATTTAAGGGGTGATAAGAATATTTTATCCTGCTGTGAGGAGCATTCATGAAAGGTATCATCTCTATCCAGTCTCATGTCGTGTATGGGCATGCAGGCAACAGTTCGGCCGTTTTCCCAATGCAACGAATGGGGTTTGAGGTTTGGCCTATTCATACGGTTCAATTTTCGAATCACACTCAATATCAGCAAGGCTGGAAGGGTAAGGCATTCTCCGCAGATGATATATCTGAGTTAGTCTCAGGCATTACCAATATAGAGCAGCTTAAAAACTGCCAAGCGATATTATCTGGTTATCAGGGAAGTGCGGATCAATGCCTCGCAGTTCTTGATGCAGTTCGCCAGGTCAAAGCTCAAAACCCTAATGCGATTTATGTGTGTGATCCTGTCATGGGCGATCCAGAGAAGGGTTGTATTGTTCCGCAAGGTACAACTGAATACTTGGTCAACGATGTGATGCCAAGCGCTGATGTCATTGTGCCGAATCAATTCGAGCTGGCTCAGTTTACCAATATGGACATCACTGACTTAGAGACTGCGGTAGCTGCCTGCCATGAGGCTTTATCGCGTGAGCCGAAAATGGTGTTGGTAAAACATCTACATAGTGTTTCTGATGACCAGTTTACCATGATGCTGGCGACAGAAGCGGGGTGCTTTATTGCGCAGCGTCCTCATCTTAAGTTTGCTAAGCAGCCAGTGGGAGTAGGGGATCTGATTTCTGCGCTATTCACCGCCGGACTTTTGAAAGGCTGGTCGGCCGAGCGGGCATTTGAGCATGCCAATAACGCGAGTTATGCGGTACTTAAGGAAACGCAGCAAAGAGATGAATGGGAGCTGCAAACCATTGCGGCGCAGGAAGAGTTGGTGGATCCAATGGAGCGTTTCCCAATCACTAAGGTGTGATAAAGAAAAACCGAAGCGAAGGTGCTTCGGTTTTTACCTAGAGGCCTACTCACTGTCGATCTTTTTGAGGAGATCGCCTTTCACAATTTCAAGTGCCTCTAAGGCGACTTTTGGGTCGATCTCATTGCTCTCGAATAAGAAAATCAGATCCACGGCGAGTTTGATTTCCTCTGGAGCACTGTCTAAGCCTGTTTCATTCGACATTAGATAAATTTCATCCTTTGATTGATCGTGTATTGAATCTGGTTCATAGCGCTGCGGCACCGTTGCAATCTTTGCTCTGTTTCTATGAGTGATTGCTCATCATGCGGGTTTTGTTCTTTGTCGCGAACTAACTGACACAGTTTTTGCTCCCAAACCTTATGCTGAGCAAGTGACGCTTTAAGTTCAGCCAGTGATTTCTGCTGAGTGGGATCTTGTTTAATGTTGAGAGGCGCTGCGAGCACTCTCTCGAGCGCTTCCAACTGACATGAAAACTTCTCTACCAGTGCTTCAGACGTACCTTGGTTTGTTGAGTGCTGACTGAGTGTTACGATTTTGTTGAGCAAGGACGTCGTTTCAATGACACAAGGCAGGGTACGAAAGCCGCCTGATTGAAACAGATGCTCATCAAACAGTCGTACTTTTTCCTGCTTATTTGAATCATCAAACGCTTTGGCTTTTTGCTTGAGAATTCGTAATCGTGACTTGAGTTGCTCGAGTTTCATCAGCCGTATACTCTAATGCCGTGGCCTATAGCCATGCGTCATAGGCAAGTTTGATTGCTAGGATACTCACTACCGTTACAAAGATAGGTCTAATAAACTTAGCACCAAATCGAATTGCCGAATGCGCTCCAATATACGCACCAGCCATCAAACAGACGCCCATGGTCAAACCAAGTACCCAGTTAATATGGCCGAGCACCGCAAAGGTTATCAGCGAGGTAAAGTTACTGGTGAAGTTCATCGCTTTGGATAGGCCAGAAGCAAACAAGATGTTTAAGCGATACAGTGCCATTGAGCTTACTGTCCAAAACGCACCAGTACCAGGTCCCGCTACCCCGTCGTAAAAGCCAAGCGATAATCCTTGAAGATACTGCTTGCGGTTGAATTTAGGACAGCCAACGTTAACTTTGCTGTGCTCTCCTTGAGGAGAGCGATGGAATACGGTGTAAAGCGCCGCGGCTAGAATCACCAGCGGTAGCACTTTTTCTAGCCACTCGGTGCTGATCATATCGACAACTAGTGTGCCGAGTGTCGCTCCAAATAACGTCGCTACGAAAGCTCGGCGCCAACATTCAGGCTTAAACAGTCTTTTTCGATAATAGGTAAAAGCCGCCGTCGACGAAGCAAAGGTCGCAGCAAGTTTATTGGTGCCAAGAGCAATATGAGGAGGAAGCCCTAATGACAGTAGTGCTGGCACGGTCAACATGCCACCACCGCCGGCAACAGCATCAATAAAGCCCGCAGCAAAAGCCACGATTGCCAAGATAACCAACATACTTGGTTCGATAAATTCCATCGAGACGAATGACCCTTAGTATTCTATTTTTCTTTTAAATGGGGGTAGGGAATCAAGCAAAGATTTGCCATACCTTTTAGTGACGATTCGCCTATCCAGAATATAGAGGGTGCCACAGTCCCTTTCTTTCCTCAGCAAACGGCCAGCCGATTGTATCAGCTTTTTACTGGCTTCTGGAACTGTAATCTGGAGAAATGCATTGCCACCTTTACTCTCGATGTATTCTGCATGCGCTTGCTCAATCGGCGATGTTGGAACTGCGAAAGGGATTTTGGTAATCACTAAGTTTTCAAGCAGTTCACCTGGCAAATCCAATCCTTCAGAAAAGCTGCCTGTACCAAAAAGAACGCTAGTTTTTCCACCTTGAGTCAAGGTTTTATGTTTATTTAGAATTTCTGAGCGTGATTTTTCGCCTTGAATCTGCAAGTGCCAGCCTTTGAGTGCAAATTTTGTTCTCAGTTCATCGGCCACTTTGTTCATTTGCCAATAGGAAGAGAAAAGTACCAGATTGCTTTTATCCTGTTCGATAATGTTTGGAATTTTTTCGATAAGCTCATCAGTAAATTGCGGGGCTTGTGGCTCGTTTTTCATCTTTGGCACGATTAGTTCTGCTTGTTCCGCGTAATTAAATGGTGAAGCGAGTGCTAAGAACTGAACTCCATCATCCTCTTTTTGGCTGATCCCCGATTGGTGGCAGAAAAAAGAGAAAGAGTTGAGCGCGCGCATGGTTGCTGAAACGAGTACGGCACCGACACAACGTGACCAAAGCTGTTGATCTAACTGCCAGCCCACTTCTAGAGGGGCAACACTGACCAAGTGGTCACCTTCACGCTCTTTGCTTTTCTCAATCCATCTGGCGAGGGGTGCACCTTTCTCTTTTTGCGGCTCTGCCATTAGACGCCAAACGGCCGCTAGATTGTCGAATCTCTGGATATAAAAGCCCAGCTCGGCCAAAGCAGGCTCTGCGAGCTTGGCACCGATTTCACCATCTTTTAATCGCTCAGAGATGAGGTCTGCAATCTTTGCCGATGCCTGAGCTCCTTTCTGTGAGTATTGCTTGAGTACCTTAGCTTGCTCTTCCAGCCATGAAGGGAGCTCTCCGTTTTCGAATCGACAGCTATCTTCTTCAAAGGCGAGGCCTGTGCAATAGGTGTTTACCTCTCCAAGCAGGGGGATTAATTGCTGGATAGCGTCTTGTAGTTCATTTCGAAAACGACCGACACGCTTTTCATCGGCTAACCCTGAGAATTTACTTGCTGATTGGTTGAGCCTTTCTAGCCAAGTACCCGCACCTTTTAATGTCGCTGAAGCAGAGGCATGGTCTCTAGCGACATGTGGAAGGTGATGCGCTTCATCAAAGATAAAGATGGTATTTTCTGGTTCGGGAAGAATGACGCCACCACCAAGATCGGCATCTGCCATTACTAAGCTGTGATTGGCAATAATGACGTCGTTTTTATCCAGCTCTGAACGTGCCTTAGAAAAT
The Vibrio sp. CB1-14 DNA segment above includes these coding regions:
- the mukE gene encoding chromosome partition protein MukE, producing the protein MLSTNIDEYMPEKLAKAITNPLFPALDSALRAGRHISSEDLDNHALLCDFEVELASFYQRYNTELVKAPEGFFYLRPRSTTLIGRSVLSELDMLVGKVLCFLYLSPERLAHEGIFTNQELYEEILALADEKKLMRLVTNRATGSDLDKEKLFDKVRTSLRRLRRLGMTISIGDTDKFRISEAVFRFGADVRVGDDMRDAQLRLIRDGEAVVHTQAPSQGSLIPTDESSDSVESNDNDTENNQQEADA
- the elyC gene encoding envelope biogenesis factor ElyC encodes the protein MFELKKLVSALLMPLPAMLILGFLGLLLIMFTARRKFGSLLVLVSLCGTFLIAFQPLSSRLLMPLEREYSAFLPINESIDYVMVLGGGHVVDDDIPPTSALSRTSLMRLTEGIRVMRMYPGSKLILSGYAGGTDVSHARVMAKVALALGVAKPDIILLEAAKDTWEEARQASAFVQSKKLVLVTSASHMQRAMYEFEAAGLNPYPAPTNFLAQENVEQAWSRYTPQARYLEQTERYWHETLGQLWQRLRDWVANESMQDLSFSVSEFETESAEPAQLEQQEIEQQLAPNDESESDEAAATSQ
- the cmoM gene encoding tRNA uridine 5-oxyacetic acid(34) methyltransferase CmoM, whose amino-acid sequence is MMQDRNFDDIAHKFAKNIYGSEKGEIRQTIVWEDLTQALAVLDDTKKTLKVLDAGGGLGQVSQRIAERGHHITLCDLSSEMLKLAKAEVEKNGLLSQYHWIHSPVQRIAEHMEQQVDLTLFHAVMEWLADPRPALEAVLQQVKPGGIASVMFYNHHGLVFKNVICGNIPHVLDGMPHRKRFKLQPQKGLKPEDVYQWVEEAGFEICGKSGIRSFSDYIGNMQYMGDYTAEDVLKLEQQLCRQEPYLSMGRYIHVWARKKQ
- the mukF gene encoding chromosome partition protein MukF, whose protein sequence is MSDNTLNADDRPIDELVGWVKQHDFALNLSTERLAFLISIAVLSNERFDEELGEGELHDAFKIVTGQFEQTGEATAFRANNAINELVKQRLLSRFTSEVNDGASIYRLSPLAIGITDYYVRHREFSKLRLSIQLSMVAGEMAKAIEAAQEGGTVAHWRKNVFGVLKYSVGEIFDQIDLNQRVMDEQQQSVKLQIAELLNKDWREAINNCETLLSETSATLRELQDTLQAAGDELQTQILDIQEIVYGDDELEFVGEALFGLQMKLDRIISWGQQAIDLWIGYDRHVHKFIRTAIDMDQNRAFSQRLRQSVTDYFDSPWYLTYADAEKLTDLRDEALVLRNAEVTGAVPLEVEYEEFEQVNDELAERIGDMLKVHKEQGSPIDLSLVLRDYLASHPHTHHFDLARIVVDQAVRLGYSQSDYSAIQPDWQAINDFGAKVQANVIDKY